AGGTGGGAAGACAACAAGATGAAATACAACTGGCAAGGCCAAGATGAGCAGCCTCATGGCGCAATAAATTAAACGTGCTGTAAGTTCATGTATCAACGAAGCAGCTATAAACAACCCGATGCAGCCATGCAAGAAAAATCTCCATGACCACATGCACATGTGCTGAAAAGAATGACGACATCTCTCATCCAGCTCCTCTCTGGAGCTGAACTGAACTCACTCATCTCCGCTGAATTTCAGCTCATTTTTTTGTCTGACATGTGCACTGACTGCACAGAGATCTCTTCTCTGCTTGGGAATGTGCAGCAGGAGGACATAGAATGTACTATTcgattaaaggtgtgtgtgtgtgtgtgtgtgtgtgtgtgtgtgtgtgtgtgtgtgtgtgtgtgtgtgtgtgtgtgtgtgtgtgtgtgtgtgtgtgtgtgtgtgtgtgtgtgtgtgtgtgtgtgtgtgtgtgtgtgtctgtgtctgtgtacacgctaatgtgtgggaatgtgtgcgtgtctgtgtctgcacaccggtgtatctgtgtatctgtgttacatgagtgtgtgtgtgtgtgtgtgtctgtgtgtgtctgtgtttgggtaTTGGGTAAGACAGGTGTTGGATCAATTTACCCTGAATACAGGCAGCGTTCGGGATTGACcccagagggggtgggggtgggttttgCTCTAATTTGTTTACTGCAGGATTGATCTCATCGTTCATCGATCGCTTCCACTCCTGCTGCTGTCTTGGGCAGTGATGTCACCGCAGGAATGCTTTTGTGATTGTCATCACCCGCCGTCATTTCAGCGCCTTTCAACTtggccctcccctcccttctcccttctccacgGCTATTTTTCATCAATAGCCTCAGCTGTTTCGCCGGCAGTGtgaaggatggaggagggggagggaggagacatTTGAAGGTGTCCAGGGCCGGAGCTTTAGGGGGCTTAGcaaggcatttgcccctgggcccagcaccctcCAGTATTGGTGTTGGTGTCCATACTGTAGTATGACCTTGGCAGGGAGGGCCCTATCTGTGTTTTGACCTGGGGCACTGTGTGCAATTATTCCTCCGCCACCGAAGGTGCACATCTTATCGGGAgtggaagggggagaaagagttagcagagagagagaaggagaagaatttCAGACTGTTTTATCAGTCAGTTGAGCGTCTATCCTTCCCATTATTTAGTAAGCCCTGTCCTCTCTTATGGAGGGAGCTGGAAAGAGTGGGGCAACTCGAGGCCGAATTTATAAGCAGCTATTGTTGGgcaccacgcacgcacccatggcCCCGCGGGCACAAGAGAGTTGCTGGCTTTACGGTTTTGAGAATTAACTTTTAAAATATGCGTGTTGAACCATGGCTCACGACAATTCATTCGGGGGCATGTATTTGAGAATTGGGTCATGCCGTGCCTGTGGTGGCGGTGGGTAATGTACCAGAAAATTCAGTGTAGGTCACGTCAGGGTGCATGTAGTTTTAACGTATAATGACCCGTAATTAAAAGTGTCCTCCCTTCGGAGTCGTAAAGCGCAGGAGTCAGTCGGAGTAAGCACTTCCTCATTGCCAAGTAGCTGGCCGGCAGCTCACTTGCACACAGGCGCTGCTGGCACGGGTGTCGCCACggaaaccaaaccaaacaaagcGTTTGTTTTGGGGCTCTAACTGAGCCGGCGTCAGGAGACACCGGTTTCGGAGGATACGGCTCTCAGGGATCCGCTTTCGCTCACCCAGCGGCGTCGAGGGCCTGCTAGCTACAGCCTCGGCCAAATGGTTTATTTTATCCTCTGGGTTTATTGTCCGTGAAAATGAGGCTATGTGAATTTCACTGTCATTTGCTGTCTCttgtagactacacacacatgcaggcgaaaaACAAAGTTCATCCACCTCCAAGCTGGCAGGAAGCATGGTGCTCATAATGCTGGCACACTCTGTTGATGACTGCCCGCCGCAACAGATCATTGTGATAAAAATATCAGGGGCCATAAAAGTTACAGGAACATAAACCTACTCTTTGGTAGTTTACTTAGAAGCTCTTTAAAACAGCATCAAACGGATGTGTATAATATACCTCAAGATAGATTACTGTGGAATCGTTTTTTTTATACAGGGATTACTATACAGAATGTTCTTTATGCTGTGGCAGTGTTTGGaggtatttattattttttatcgtCGTCCAAATACAGATGTGACTTCATTGTTTTATATAGAGCTGATAAGCTGCGTTTTGGCCACGTTATATCACTGGGGATGGCTGCACATTTGGGTGGCAAAAGTAAACAGCTGTCCAAACTAAGACGAACAGCATCTCATTCAGACTGCTTCTTATACTACAGTAATGCGTACACAGACAGAGGGGATCCAGCAGCCTTCCAGTCCAGACTGCGAGAAAAATTCCAGCCTGAATCAATTTAACGGTTGACATAGCCAGCTCTGTACATTAACCGTGAGTCAGAGGGTGTTTTCCTGGCCTCTGCAGTCTATTTTCTGTGTGAACGATGGTTGTACTGGAGACGCAGCTGTTTCATGTCTGATCTGGAAGGGATTTCACAATGCTGCGCAGTGTTAGTTTGCAACCATCACAGACGAAGAAGGGAGATATCCGTATATGctatttcctcttttttccttcttcttctatgaAAGCTcttgggggggtgggtggaggtaGCCGAGACTTCCACAAAACACTCTTATTGAATAAGACAATTAGTTTGTCAAAAGACACAACAAAATGTGATACCTGTGACCGGCTGCTGTGCTTTTACACATTTTCCCCAAAACAATCTTATCAAGTCTTTTCAGTCTGTATACAAAACGTATCACATGCACACCTCATTTCAATGCATGGGCAAAACACATGCAACATGGTGTGTGCAGCatagtgtgtgtctgcctgagcATCTGcacgtgtgtttatgtctgtagtGTACTGACAACTGAGTGATCTATTCCCCAGTTTGGAGGGGAATAAAAGTGTGCAGAGCGCCGGGTTCCCACAGGAAGAATGACATCACCTCGCTGCTTTAGATGTGAAATGCGTAGCATCTGCCGTCTCCATTGACCTCTGACCACCACAACATTTATTTTACCTTATTGGCAAGCCTTGCCAAATACTGGGTTCAAAATCCAcgtttttgcaaaaaaaaagttttaatttcCTTTTCTCGAAAGAAATGGGTGTAGTGGTGGGTATTCTTACTTTCTCATTTTACTGTTAGCATTAGAATAAATAGTTACTGCTCTCTCTACCCCACACTCGCACATGCTGTAAACTGAATTTCCATTGTATCACTAACAGCCTGCAAACTCACCCATGCAGGCTCCCCAGTAACTGGATTTCTGTGTTTTGGATATCGGGAGAGAAACTATGACATCAGCTTATGAGTTAAACTCAGCCAAGCAAACATATGTcagaattatttttttccatCCTTCTATAAACCCTGAATGTTAACACAGAGTTCTCAGAGATCTGgtggttaaagaaaaaaaagagttcttTAATTTGCCTGAAGTTGCCTAAATCTTTAAGAATTTTTTCGAGCAGGTACgaaatgtttatttttatagTGCAGTGCATTTTATCCTTTTTGGGTAATGTTTCTAAGAACAAATGGGTTTTGTTTTCAAGATGAATGTGACCCATTAcatcatatatatatatcctGTAACTTACAGTGTAAGTCTGTACATGTGAGGGTCATCTGATCAATTACTGTAACAAAATTAACCAATAGATGTGTTAtcatttaacccgttaagacacagcgttatgaatttgctgttcccagaatggcaatgaccaagtcgtaatgcattactaaaggccttgtgttatgtcatagtagtgtagtattatggtacttaacttttcaatgtctattacagcgttccactgatggTAAcctacagtgtgcattatgggggtGTACAGGATGGGCTAATAGACTACAACAGAGGCAAAGACAGCACATGCAATGTCCACACATAATGAACAAGCAGGCTCATTGGATAAACCACAACAGCAGCCCATGCTCAGGCATGCTTGGATCCAAGAAAATGACAACTCATTTTCTTATTGTTTTCCAAACACAAATGATAAAAAAGCATTCACATAACAACTTTAATTGTTATAAAAGAAATATTCAACATAACACAAATGCAGGTCATTTATGTAGTATATGATGTACGTATAAGCAAAAATACAGATCTGTGAATAGTTTCAGTATATGGTAATTTGTCATGAAAagcaagtacagtacagtaagtgcacacacgagaCAGCCATGGCTAAAATGAAGTTCAGTACTAGCACTTTCACTTGATTATCCTGCTATTGTCATTCCCCACTTTCTCCACTCTTTGATCATGCAGACACAATATACCCTTCCAATTATTTAACAAAGCAAAACAATCaaattaacaaacacacacacaaacaaacaaacaaattgacaAAAACAGGAAAAGTGCTGTCGTTGAACATTCTAGATGGTAAAATATGGTCAAGTAAAAGTAATAACTAAACACAAAGGGGTTGTGGGGGGGGGTTTGCAAACAAATAGAATAGGTATGGTTGAGTGTCAGGGCATGGGAGAAATGATAGTAGATGAAGATGGATGGGGGATGAACGGGTGGGTGGTGGTTGCATGTGCTTGGTGAACTGGGTCATTCGTAGATGTTACTTACTGTAATTTGCGGCCGTGTGATTGGGGAAGAGGTGGGCTTTATAGTGATGCTACTGGTGATTTTGCTGCTGCCGCCTTTTACCGGAGTGCCATTGGCCAGCACCGGAGTTCTTTGCTCCTGCCCCGGGGAACAGCAGGGACTCAGGGGCCTGGAGCTGACAGAGCCGGTGGTGTTGATAGCCTGAATGTACGGGCTGCCCAGGTGGATGTGGATTTTGTTGTCCTCGGTGGTGATGACGTTCGAACCCGTGCTGTTGGATCGTTGGATCTGCCAGCTGTTCTGGCGCTCCGGGCTCACACGGAAAACAGTGTGACCCCCGGCCACCTCAAGGGGTTCTGGGGGCTGGGACCGGTGGTCTGGGGTGCCAGTGGTCACAGAGACGATTTGGATGGGGGACATTGCCCGGTCGGGGGTGACTGACCCTGAGGACTCAGGGGTCATCGCCCGGGAGAAGGCAGCCATGGTGAAGGGGGACATGGCTTGGTCTGGACTGCATGGTGTACTGTCCAGTGATGCAGAGCCCTTGGTTTTCATGGGAGGGGTGATTGACGTGTTCTGGATGATTGTGATCCTCTGTTTGGGCGGTGCACCGCTTGTGGGGATGACTGCAGTGCTGGTGTAGGACTGAGCGTTTTCAGTGGTCGGGCTAGTGATTTCCAGGGTCGCCATGTTGTGTCCGTGATCTGGTGTGACTTTGATGTGTAGGGGCTGACCTGGGCTGTGTGTCAAAACCACGTCTTGTTGGACGTGATTCCCATTCTGTCTGGGTGAAATTTTGCCATTGATGGGATGCTGGTTTTCTTTGGTTTTCATGAAGGGAACCCTTGCTCGCCTCATATTGTTGTTCAGGTTATTGACGTTGTTGATAAGCGATGGGTTGCACTTCGCGATGTGAACCTCATTGTAATTGGGGTCATCTTCCGGGTCGCTTTCGTCGTACAGTTTACCATTGACCACAGCGCACTCCAGTGGGGCCAAGCTCTTGTAATTGGGCGGAAGGGTATCCGCCGGGTCAGTCTGAACCTCTTTGGTGGCAACATGCAGGTCTGAGAAGCGCCGTCCGTTCATGCCAGGCCTCAGTGTCTTGCTGATGCGACGGTATCGCTCCAGCTCACGGTTGAGGTTCTCCATCTCCCTGCCCAGCTCCTTGTTCCTCACCTCTTGCTGGGTCAGCTTCCTCTGGAGGACAGTGTGATCGGATTTCATGCGGCAGATGGACTCCTCCGTGCCCATGAACTCGTGGATCTTCTCCTTCAGGGCCTCAACCTCGCGGGTGAGGTGGCAAGACTTGGCCTCCTCGTCTTTGAGGCGTTTGTAGAGAATGTGCTCCTGGTTGGACGACTCCTTCTCGGCCAGCTGGTACTTGGATAGCTCATTCCTGGAGATCTCCAGCTCTTCCATCAGGGTCTTGGCTCTCTCCTGCTCGTTGGAGTAGCGTTTCTCCAGTGTCTCGAACTCGTCCTCCGTCTTCAGCAGGTCGTCCTCCACAACCTTCATATCCTTCAGCTTCCTCCTCAGCCTCTCCACTTCCTGGGTGAGGTCTTTGACCTTGTTGTCCTCTTGCTGGAAGCGGTTAGGGGCGGTGGTTTTGATGTGCTCCTCCTTGGCCCGATTCCTCAGGAACTCCCTCTCCACTGCCTCAAGGGACTGCAGACGCTTCTTCATCATGTTTAGCTTGGACTGAAGGTCATTGCTTTTCTCCTCCTCGACCTTGAGCTTGGCTTGAAGGTCGTCTCTGTCTTTGGTGGCGCCGCACATTCTGTCTTCCAGCTCGGCCTTGGCCTTCAGGGCTTTCTTACTCTCATCAATGAGTTTCTCAGTGACGTTGGTCACCTTTTCTTGTTCTGCTTGCAGTTTACCAGTGCTGTTCTGTATCTTCTCTTCCATCTGCTTCAGCTTTTCAGTCATTGCTTTACGTTCATCCACCAGCATGACCGTGAAGGTCTTGAGCTTAGTAAGATCCTCTTTCAGTGTTAGCTCTGTCTTCTCCAATTGTCCCTCGACGGTCTCAAGTTCCTTGATTCTGACTTTGAGGACGTCCAGCTCACTGGACAGATTCTTAGTCACAGTCCTCTCTTTCTCCAGgttgcatttgagtgtgctgCACTCCTGCTTACTCTTCCCAAAAGCATCTTCCAACTTCTCCAGCTCTGTGATGCGCTGGTTGAGCTTGTCCACCTCCGCCTTCAGGCTTCGGCTCTGGCTTGACTCCTTCTCTAGCTTCCTGTTTAGATCGCGACACTGATCCTCCATCTTGATCAGCTCTTCGTCTTTTCCCTCCATCTCCAGCACTCTCTTCCTCAGCTCCTCCACCTCGGACACGATGCTGGAGTTGCCGCACTCCCCACGGCCAATCTTGTCTCTCAGCTCCAGCAGCTCCTCCTCGGCACGGCGGAGGGTCTTGTTCGTCTCCCCCAGCTCGTCGAGCTGCCGGCTGAGCATCGACAGCTTCTGACGTAGCTGCCTGTTCTGTGCATCTTCACTGACTAGCTTGGCGGTCATGGTTTCCTGCTCCTGCTGGAAGCGGGCAGCCTGGTCACGGAGCTCCGTCTCTAACCGGAGGAGTTTGCTCTCTTCCTCTTGGGCCTGTGCCTGGGCCGAGCTGAGGGCGTCCTGTGCCCTTGAGGCGGTGTCGGTCAGCTCCTGGACCTTGGCGGTTTGCTCAGCAAGCTGCTCTGTGAGATGCTGCTGTTCGTCGACGACCAGCAGGGCAAAGGACTTGAGCTTAGTGAGCTCCTCCTGGAGGTTTGACAGCTTCTTCTGGTGCTCCTCGTCCTTCCTCTCCTGGTAGGCCTTTTCCTGGTCTATAAGCAACTTTAATCtgtggaaaagaaaaaaggaaaaaagacaaagatGTATTAGGTTTTGTGGAATACAATGCACTCTCAGTTGAGTGTATTTTAAAAGTCTCCTGTGAGTTGTTTTGTGGTGTTTCATGAAGATGTGTGTTTAAAAAATCCATTAACTGTACATCCCTTTTAAGAAAAACTATTAGACGCCCACTTGTTTAACATAATACTACTGTCAAGGTGTAATGGGTTTTTCATGTTGACTTTCTTGGCAGTCCTGTCCACTGAAAAGTGGCCCTGTGTGCAGTGCAGTCCCATACACATAGAAAGTTTGAGGACTCATATTTCATTCAAAACCTCAAATGTTGTttcagagggagggggaaagtcacgacgtacagtacagtgcattgcAGGCGAGAGTTATGTTCTGGGCAACACGCAGGGGGGGGAAACTGGGGTCAGAGGGGTTGGCACTCTTCTTTTTTTCGGTGGGACTCTCTAGACTCGGGACTCGTGCCGCCAGTGCTGGAAGGGATGTTTTGACTGCCGAACACGCAGCTGCCAGCGAACGCTGCAGATGTCGCATTGGCATGGAAAAAAATCCTAATGAGGGGGTTCCTGCGCCCCCtctagccctctcctctcctctcctccgccctgCTTTCACCCTCGCTCACGAAAACCAACCACCTTCCCTTCGCTGGTTTTTATATTTAAAGGAATTCCCCCTCTTCCAGAGGCAATTACAGCTTGGCTATATAAACAGAGTTTCTCTCCCAGCACTCACAAATTCCACGTAGCTCCTGGTAGATGAAATGATGTCAGAGGTACAGGCAGGGTgggtccccttctctctctctctctctctctctctctctctctctctctctctctctcctctctctctctctctctctctctctctctctctctctctctctctctctctctctctctctctctctctctctccctctctctctctctctctctctctctctctctcacacacacacaca
The Engraulis encrasicolus isolate BLACKSEA-1 chromosome 12, IST_EnEncr_1.0, whole genome shotgun sequence DNA segment above includes these coding regions:
- the filip1l gene encoding filamin A-interacting protein 1-like isoform X2, with the translated sequence MRSRSNSVEDLLQAKKPPTSQQPQPQQHRQHTPSHTPSRQRSADREEAASLASASPRGPGQPRHREPPDYMTPTLQRNHKSGSGSGSGSSSSGHSSSGHSSSGGSGHHHSQSSHHHQNQHQHQQNQQRGRSASAGKGRDLSRDDLLFLLSMLEGEVQARDEVITVLKADKIDLAVLEAKYGFVTPQKVLQALQRDAIQKGDGDGWQDDIYERPMAELDKLVEKQRETYRRMLEQLLIVEQSHRQTIYRLEDEKSNHSEFMKKSDEFTNLLEQDRERLKLLIDQEKAYQERKDEEHQKKLSNLQEELTKLKSFALLVVDEQQHLTEQLAEQTAKVQELTDTASRAQDALSSAQAQAQEEESKLLRLETELRDQAARFQQEQETMTAKLVSEDAQNRQLRQKLSMLSRQLDELGETNKTLRRAEEELLELRDKIGRGECGNSSIVSEVEELRKRVLEMEGKDEELIKMEDQCRDLNRKLEKESSQSRSLKAEVDKLNQRITELEKLEDAFGKSKQECSTLKCNLEKERTVTKNLSSELDVLKVRIKELETVEGQLEKTELTLKEDLTKLKTFTVMLVDERKAMTEKLKQMEEKIQNSTGKLQAEQEKVTNVTEKLIDESKKALKAKAELEDRMCGATKDRDDLQAKLKVEEEKSNDLQSKLNMMKKRLQSLEAVEREFLRNRAKEEHIKTTAPNRFQQEDNKVKDLTQEVERLRRKLKDMKVVEDDLLKTEDEFETLEKRYSNEQERAKTLMEELEISRNELSKYQLAEKESSNQEHILYKRLKDEEAKSCHLTREVEALKEKIHEFMGTEESICRMKSDHTVLQRKLTQQEVRNKELGREMENLNRELERYRRISKTLRPGMNGRRFSDLHVATKEVQTDPADTLPPNYKSLAPLECAVVNGKLYDESDPEDDPNYNEVHIAKCNPSLINNVNNLNNNMRRARVPFMKTKENQHPINGKISPRQNGNHVQQDVVLTHSPGQPLHIKVTPDHGHNMATLEITSPTTENAQSYTSTAVIPTSGAPPKQRITIIQNTSITPPMKTKGSASLDSTPCSPDQAMSPFTMAAFSRAMTPESSGSVTPDRAMSPIQIVSVTTGTPDHRSQPPEPLEVAGGHTVFRVSPERQNSWQIQRSNSTGSNVITTEDNKIHIHLGSPYIQAINTTGSVSSRPLSPCCSPGQEQRTPVLANGTPVKGGSSKITSSITIKPTSSPITRPQITVSNIYE
- the filip1l gene encoding filamin A-interacting protein 1-like isoform X1, which gives rise to MRSRSNSVEDLLQAKKPPTSQQPQPQQHRQHTPSHTPSRQRSADREEAASLASASPRGPGQPRHREPPDYMTPTLQRNHKSGSGSGSGSSSSGHSSSGHSSSGGSGHHHSQSSHHHQNQHQHQQNQQRGRSASAGKGRDLSRDDLLFLLSMLEGEVQARDEVITVLKADKIDLAVLEAKYGFVTPQKVLQALQRDAIQKGDGDGWQDDIYERPMAELDKLVEKQRETYRRMLEQLLIVEQSHRQTIYRLEDEKSNHSEFMKKSDEFTNLLEQDRERLKLLIDQEKAYQERKDEEHQKKLSNLQEELTKLKSFALLVVDEQQHLTEQLAEQTAKVQELTDTASRAQDALSSAQAQAQEEESKLLRLETELRDQAARFQQEQETMTAKLVSEDAQNRQLRQKLSMLSRQLDELGETNKTLRRAEEELLELRDKIGRGECGNSSIVSEVEELRKRVLEMEGKDEELIKMEDQCRDLNRKLEKESSQSRSLKAEVDKLNQRITELEKLEDAFGKSKQECSTLKCNLEKERTVTKNLSSELDVLKVRIKELETVEGQLEKTELTLKEDLTKLKTFTVMLVDERKAMTEKLKQMEEKIQNSTGKLQAEQEKVTNVTEKLIDESKKALKAKAELEDRMCGATKDRDDLQAKLKVEEEKSNDLQSKLNMMKKRLQSLEAVEREFLRNRAKEEHIKTTAPNRFQQEDNKVKDLTQEVERLRRKLKDMKVVEDDLLKTEDEFETLEKRYSNEQERAKTLMEELEISRNELSKYQLAEKESSNQEHILYKRLKDEEAKSCHLTREVEALKEKIHEFMGTEESICRMKSDHTVLQRKLTQQEVRNKELGREMENLNRELERYRRISKTLRPGMNGRRFSDLHVATKEVQTDPADTLPPNYKSLAPLECAVVNGKLYDESDPEDDPNYNEVHIAKCNPSLINNVNNLNNNMRRARVPFMKTKENQHPINGKISPRQNGNHVQQDVVLTHSPGQPLHIKVTPDHGHNMATLEITSPTTENAQSYTSTAVIPTSGAPPKQRITIIQNTSITPPMKTKGSASLDSTPCSPDQAMSPFTMAAFSRAMTPESSGSVTPDRAMSPIQIVSVTTGTPDHRSQPPEPLEVAGGHTVFRVSPERQNSWQIQRSNSTGSNVITTEDNKIHIHLGSPYIQAINTTGSVSSRPLSPCCSPGQEQRTPVLANGTPVKGGSSKITSSITIKPTSSPITRPQITIPLEAFRRPGPTRIPKPKPYGGKGTNNAVNGGINKTPQPSQTLQNAAKNPPNNLNVAAKGATKT